In the genome of Streptomyces globosus, one region contains:
- a CDS encoding extracellular solute-binding protein — protein MQRRTFGAGAAAVVLGLLAPLAGCGSGAGSDSGTIRLVAAEYGGDKATSSRPFWDRVAKEFTAAHPGTAVEVRLLPWADVDREVSRMVKEGKAPDIALMGSYSDFAADGRLYSADEILPVASEANFLAPLAEAGSIGNTLYGLPWVASSRLLFYNEALFRQAGLTTASGAPAAPKTWSELRNAAKALKSKGVKFPYAMPLGPEEAHAEAMIWELSNGGGYSDSAGNYSLASDRNIETFRWIQDNLVGPGLTGPVAPAGLNRADAFAAFLRGEVGMLNGYPSLAHEARARGIGVGAVAMPVSDSLASGATPPTMGVADWIMAFRQNGKRDAIGRFLEFLYQDRNLSEFAGRYHLLPSTVSATRTPAGAIDDNDQQFLTALRGAQLYPVNDPAWVEVSDTIKRNIGRAVEPGRDPKAVLEEIAAKTYQARKRN, from the coding sequence GTGCAACGAAGAACTTTCGGCGCGGGCGCGGCAGCAGTCGTGCTCGGACTCCTGGCCCCGCTCGCCGGATGCGGATCCGGCGCCGGCTCCGACAGCGGCACGATCCGCCTGGTCGCCGCGGAATACGGCGGGGACAAGGCCACCAGCTCAAGGCCCTTCTGGGACCGGGTGGCGAAGGAGTTCACCGCCGCACATCCCGGCACCGCGGTGGAGGTTCGGCTTCTCCCGTGGGCGGATGTCGACCGCGAGGTGTCGCGGATGGTGAAGGAGGGAAAGGCGCCGGACATCGCCCTCATGGGCTCCTATTCGGATTTCGCGGCGGACGGCCGGCTGTATTCCGCGGACGAAATCCTCCCCGTGGCCTCAGAGGCGAACTTCCTCGCGCCGCTCGCCGAGGCCGGCTCGATCGGGAACACCCTGTACGGCCTGCCGTGGGTGGCGAGCAGCCGGCTGCTCTTCTACAACGAGGCCCTGTTCAGGCAGGCGGGCCTGACGACCGCCTCGGGGGCGCCGGCCGCCCCGAAGACCTGGTCGGAGCTGAGGAACGCGGCGAAGGCCCTCAAGAGCAAGGGCGTGAAATTCCCGTACGCCATGCCGCTCGGCCCGGAGGAGGCGCACGCCGAGGCGATGATCTGGGAGCTGAGCAACGGCGGCGGCTACTCCGACAGCGCCGGCAACTACAGCCTGGCCTCGGACCGGAACATCGAGACGTTCCGCTGGATCCAGGACAACCTGGTGGGCCCCGGCCTGACGGGCCCGGTGGCGCCGGCCGGGCTCAACCGGGCGGATGCCTTCGCCGCGTTCCTGCGGGGCGAGGTCGGCATGCTCAACGGCTACCCCTCGCTCGCCCACGAGGCCCGCGCCCGGGGCATCGGCGTCGGGGCCGTCGCCATGCCGGTCTCCGACTCGCTGGCCTCCGGGGCGACCCCGCCGACCATGGGCGTCGCCGACTGGATCATGGCGTTCCGGCAGAACGGCAAGCGGGACGCGATCGGCAGGTTCCTGGAGTTCCTCTACCAGGACAGGAACCTGTCGGAGTTCGCGGGCCGCTACCACCTGCTGCCGTCGACGGTGTCGGCGACGCGGACCCCGGCCGGCGCGATCGACGACAACGACCAGCAGTTCCTGACGGCCCTGAGGGGCGCCCAGCTGTACCCGGTGAACGACCCGGCCTGGGTGGAGGTCAGCGACACCATCAAGCGGAACATAGGCCGGGCCGTCGAGCCGGGCCGCGACCCCAAGGCGGTCCTGGAGGAGATCGCCGCGAAGACGTACCAGGCCAGGAAGAGGAACTGA
- a CDS encoding polysaccharide deacetylase family protein, producing MGLREFTARVRRTGVRTRVAVAASVTAAAMTVWGVAAFAGPDPAGPAGTAEDGAKGAAEDGAKGGPKGPETPVQRIPEDIAHASEGGAGAVNLTIDDGPDPRWTPRILAVLEQHGAKAVFCMVGPRAKAHPDLVKKVVAGGHRLCNHAMDHDTAMDRKPVAYQEQQILDAQKLIEEAAGGVARVEYYRAPGGAFTPDSRRIAAAAGMRPLGWNIDTKDFRKPGAPAIVGTVKRELGNGPTILLHDGGGDRRQTVEALGQILDWLEQQGRPTGFPVRTAPDTP from the coding sequence ATGGGCCTCAGGGAATTCACGGCACGCGTACGCCGGACGGGCGTGCGCACGCGGGTGGCCGTCGCGGCATCGGTCACGGCCGCGGCGATGACGGTGTGGGGGGTGGCCGCCTTCGCCGGCCCGGACCCCGCCGGCCCGGCCGGCACCGCCGAGGACGGCGCCAAGGGCGCTGCCGAAGACGGCGCCAAGGGCGGGCCCAAGGGCCCCGAGACCCCCGTACAGCGCATACCCGAGGACATAGCCCACGCCTCGGAAGGCGGCGCCGGCGCCGTCAACCTCACCATCGACGACGGCCCCGACCCCCGGTGGACCCCCCGCATCCTCGCCGTCCTGGAGCAGCACGGCGCCAAGGCCGTCTTCTGCATGGTCGGCCCCCGGGCCAAGGCCCACCCCGACCTCGTCAAGAAGGTCGTCGCCGGAGGCCACCGGCTCTGCAACCATGCCATGGACCACGACACGGCCATGGACCGCAAGCCCGTCGCCTACCAGGAGCAGCAGATCCTCGACGCGCAGAAGCTCATCGAGGAGGCGGCCGGCGGCGTCGCCCGCGTCGAGTACTACCGCGCCCCCGGCGGCGCGTTCACCCCCGACAGCCGGCGCATCGCCGCCGCCGCCGGAATGCGCCCCCTCGGCTGGAACATCGACACCAAGGACTTCCGGAAGCCCGGAGCCCCCGCCATCGTCGGCACCGTCAAACGGGAGCTGGGCAACGGTCCGACCATCCTGCTCCACGACGGCGGCGGCGACCGCCGGCAGACCGTGGAGGCCCTCGGCCAGATCCTCGACTGGCTGGAGCAGCAGGGCCGCCCCACCGGCTTCCCCGTCCGCACCGCCCCCGACACGCCCTGA
- a CDS encoding CAP domain-containing protein yields the protein MKPNSFATAAALACGLIMMGPASPPAFGQGDPALGPVAGTAGTAGAVQARGETCPSSDPPPGTGSQINDADAAAIVRAHNDARRDAARKYNPGLTATPVVWDAKVACDAQAWADDPASSAGGGLHHSSRATNGNQGENLLNSSPGPARPLVAFDPSVSFSWMAEKPAFDADNNAPVNSGAAAGTNYKAWGHYSQIVWMNPASPTTKVGCGVKEGVPVGDSGATGWILVCRYLAAGNIGGQQAIPPGGAPVPPPQQPSTAFSGARPAMAKQNDNLLTALAVDREGFLNVAWVVGTQPWHAPVRFGPAVFPPGAPVAMAKQNDNLLTALAVDREGFLNVAWVVGTQPWHAPVRFGPAVFPPGAPVAMAKQNDNLLTALAVDREGFLNVAWVVGTQPWHAPVRFGPAVFPPGAPVAMANQARDLLTALAVDKQGALNVAWVVGTQPWHAPVRFGPAVFPPGAPVAMAKQNDNLLTALAVDREGFLNVAWVVGTQPWHAPVRFGPAVFPPGAPVAMAKQQPSLLTALAVDEQGALNVAWVVGTQPWHAPVRFGPAVFPPGAPVAMANQARDLLTALAVDKQGVLNVAWVVGTQPWHAPVRFGPAVFPASP from the coding sequence ATGAAACCGAACTCTTTCGCAACAGCGGCTGCACTCGCCTGCGGTCTGATCATGATGGGTCCGGCGTCGCCGCCCGCCTTCGGGCAGGGGGATCCGGCCCTTGGCCCCGTGGCCGGCACGGCCGGCACCGCCGGTGCCGTCCAGGCCAGGGGCGAGACCTGCCCGTCCTCCGACCCTCCGCCCGGTACGGGCTCGCAGATCAACGACGCCGATGCCGCTGCGATCGTCCGGGCCCACAACGACGCGCGCCGCGACGCCGCCCGGAAGTACAACCCCGGCCTCACCGCGACCCCCGTGGTCTGGGACGCCAAGGTCGCCTGCGACGCGCAGGCATGGGCCGACGATCCCGCCTCGAGCGCGGGCGGCGGGCTCCACCACAGCAGCCGCGCCACCAACGGCAACCAGGGGGAGAACCTGCTCAACTCCTCGCCGGGGCCGGCACGCCCCCTGGTTGCCTTCGACCCGTCGGTCTCCTTCAGCTGGATGGCGGAGAAGCCCGCGTTCGACGCCGACAACAACGCCCCGGTCAACAGCGGCGCGGCCGCCGGAACCAACTACAAGGCGTGGGGGCACTACTCGCAGATCGTGTGGATGAACCCGGCGTCGCCCACCACCAAGGTCGGCTGCGGGGTGAAGGAAGGCGTGCCGGTGGGGGACAGCGGCGCAACCGGCTGGATCCTGGTCTGCCGGTACCTCGCGGCAGGCAACATCGGCGGGCAGCAGGCCATCCCACCCGGCGGTGCCCCGGTCCCGCCGCCCCAGCAGCCGTCCACCGCCTTCTCCGGAGCGCGTCCGGCGATGGCGAAGCAGAACGACAACCTGTTGACCGCGCTCGCGGTGGACAGGGAGGGCTTTCTGAATGTGGCGTGGGTGGTGGGTACGCAGCCGTGGCATGCGCCGGTGCGGTTCGGTCCGGCGGTCTTCCCGCCGGGTGCGCCGGTGGCGATGGCGAAGCAGAACGACAACCTGTTGACCGCGCTCGCGGTGGACAGGGAGGGCTTTCTGAATGTGGCGTGGGTGGTGGGTACGCAGCCGTGGCATGCGCCGGTGCGGTTCGGCCCGGCGGTCTTCCCGCCGGGTGCGCCGGTGGCGATGGCGAAGCAGAACGACAACCTGTTGACCGCGCTCGCGGTGGACAGGGAGGGCTTTCTGAATGTGGCGTGGGTGGTGGGTACGCAGCCGTGGCATGCGCCGGTGCGGTTCGGTCCGGCGGTCTTCCCGCCCGGAGCCCCCGTCGCCATGGCGAACCAGGCGCGCGATCTGCTGACCGCGCTCGCCGTGGACAAGCAGGGCGCGCTGAACGTGGCCTGGGTGGTCGGTACGCAGCCGTGGCATGCGCCGGTGCGGTTCGGTCCGGCGGTCTTCCCGCCGGGTGCGCCGGTGGCGATGGCGAAGCAGAACGACAACCTGTTGACCGCGCTCGCGGTGGACAGGGAGGGCTTTCTGAATGTGGCGTGGGTGGTCGGTACGCAGCCGTGGCACGCCCCGGTGCGGTTCGGTCCGGCGGTCTTCCCGCCCGGTGCGCCGGTGGCCATGGCCAAGCAGCAGCCCAGCCTGCTGACCGCACTGGCGGTGGACGAGCAGGGCGCGCTGAATGTGGCGTGGGTGGTGGGTACGCAGCCGTGGCACGCCCCGGTGCGGTTCGGCCCGGCGGTCTTCCCGCCCGGAGCCCCCGTCGCCATGGCGAACCAGGCGCGCGATCTGCTGACCGCGCTCGCCGTGGACAAGCAGGGCGTGCTGAACGTGGCCTGGGTGGTCGGTACGCAGCCCTGGCATGCCCCGGTGCGCTTCGGTCCGGCGGTCTTCCCGGCATCGCCGTAG
- the mgrA gene encoding L-glyceraldehyde 3-phosphate reductase has product MTDTNPYRAEPTRYDAMEYRRTGRSGLKLPAISLGLWHNFGDDKSLETQRAILRRAFDLGVTHFDLANNYGPPPGSAELNFGKILSQDFAPYRDELVISTKAGYYMHPGPYGEWGSRKYLLNSLDASLKRMGTDHVDIFYSHRFDPQTPLEETMGALASAVHQGKALYAGVSSYTAEQTAEAARILRGMGVPALIHQPSYSMINRWTEEDGLLDTLEAAGMGCIAFAPLAQGLLTGKYLQGIPEGSRASQGKSLDPGLLSEDVLRRLQGLAGIADRRGQSLAQLALTWVLRDERMTSALIGASSVRQLEENVAALAGAPLTREELAEIDSFAVSTPGTNIWAQRG; this is encoded by the coding sequence GTGACTGATACCAATCCCTATCGGGCAGAGCCGACGCGCTACGACGCCATGGAGTACCGGCGCACGGGCCGCAGCGGCCTCAAGCTCCCCGCGATCTCCCTCGGCCTCTGGCACAACTTCGGCGACGACAAGTCCCTGGAGACCCAGCGGGCGATCCTCCGCCGGGCCTTCGACCTCGGGGTGACCCACTTCGACCTGGCGAACAACTACGGCCCGCCGCCCGGCTCGGCCGAACTGAACTTCGGCAAGATCCTTTCCCAGGACTTCGCCCCCTACCGGGACGAGCTGGTCATCTCGACCAAGGCCGGCTACTACATGCACCCCGGCCCGTACGGCGAGTGGGGCAGCCGCAAGTACCTGCTGAACTCGCTGGACGCCTCGCTGAAGCGGATGGGCACCGACCACGTCGACATCTTCTACTCCCACCGCTTCGATCCGCAGACGCCGCTGGAGGAGACCATGGGCGCCCTGGCGTCCGCGGTGCACCAGGGCAAGGCGCTGTACGCCGGCGTCTCCTCCTACACCGCGGAGCAGACGGCGGAGGCGGCGCGGATCCTGCGCGGCATGGGCGTGCCGGCGCTGATCCACCAGCCCTCGTACTCCATGATCAACCGCTGGACGGAGGAGGACGGCCTGCTCGACACCCTGGAGGCGGCGGGGATGGGCTGCATCGCCTTCGCGCCGCTCGCCCAGGGCCTCCTGACGGGCAAGTACCTCCAGGGCATCCCGGAGGGCTCGCGCGCCTCGCAGGGCAAGTCCCTCGACCCGGGCCTGCTCTCGGAGGACGTGCTGCGGCGGCTGCAGGGCCTGGCGGGCATCGCGGACCGGCGCGGGCAGTCGCTGGCGCAGCTGGCGCTGACGTGGGTGCTGCGGGACGAGCGGATGACCTCGGCGCTGATCGGCGCGTCGAGCGTCCGGCAGCTGGAGGAGAACGTGGCCGCGCTGGCCGGTGCGCCTCTGACGCGGGAGGAGCTGGCGGAGATCGACTCCTTCGCGGTCTCCACGCCCGGTACGAACATCTGGGCCCAGCGCGGCTGA
- a CDS encoding DUF192 domain-containing protein — translation MAGGRQWADGGAELRIGAGGVRVPLEVAASWRARTRGLLGRDGIAGGLLLTPAGSVHTFGMRFAIDVAYLDRDLRVLALDSMAPGRLGLPRLRSRHVLEAEAGAMAAWGLAVGTRVAVVQPGPAAPG, via the coding sequence ATGGCGGGCGGGCGGCAGTGGGCGGACGGCGGGGCGGAGCTGCGGATCGGCGCCGGGGGCGTGCGGGTGCCGCTGGAGGTGGCGGCGTCCTGGCGGGCCCGGACGCGCGGGCTGCTGGGCCGCGACGGGATCGCGGGCGGGCTGCTCCTGACCCCTGCGGGCAGTGTGCACACCTTCGGGATGCGGTTCGCGATCGACGTGGCCTACCTGGACCGGGACCTGCGGGTGCTCGCACTGGACTCGATGGCGCCGGGCCGGCTGGGGCTGCCGCGGCTGCGCTCCCGGCACGTCCTGGAGGCGGAGGCGGGCGCCATGGCGGCCTGGGGGCTGGCGGTCGGCACGCGGGTGGCGGTGGTGCAGCCGGGGCCTGCCGCGCCCGGGTAG
- a CDS encoding MDR family MFS transporter codes for MVDNATEAGAAAEGVKPRSVRVVLMALMIAMLLAMLDNMIIGTAMPTIVGELGGLEHLSWVVTAYTLATAASTPIWGKLGDMYGRKGSFLVSIVIFLIGSALSGMAQDMGQLIGFRAVQGLGAGGLMVGVMAIIGDLIPPRDRGKYQGMMAGVMALAMIGGPLVGGTITDHMGWRWSFYINLPLGAVALAMVTAVLYLPKKKAQGRIDYLGAALLTVAITSTVLVTTWGGTEYAWGSAEIVGLIAVGAVSTAAFLFAETRAAEPVMPLHIFRSRNFALMSVIGFLVGFAMFGAVLYLPLFQQSVQGASATNSGLLLLPMLLSMMAVSLIAGRVTTNSGRYKVFPIAGGALMVAGLYLLAQMDTGTGRLLSGVYMAILGAGLGFLMQITMLVAQNSVEMKDMGVASSTATLFRTLGGSFGVALMGSLFTGRVTDAMTERLGPEAAGAVGSAQLDAASLAKLPEAVREAYQYAVAAGTHSAFLLGAFVAVLGFAAAWFVKEVPLRGSGPAPAADPAGGAPGSAPAAAPQAPVAR; via the coding sequence ATGGTCGACAATGCCACAGAGGCCGGGGCGGCGGCGGAGGGGGTGAAGCCGCGCAGCGTCCGGGTCGTCCTCATGGCGCTGATGATCGCCATGCTGCTGGCCATGCTCGACAACATGATCATCGGCACGGCGATGCCGACGATCGTCGGCGAGCTCGGCGGCCTGGAGCACCTGTCATGGGTGGTCACCGCCTACACGCTGGCCACCGCCGCCTCCACCCCCATCTGGGGCAAGCTCGGCGACATGTACGGGCGCAAGGGCTCCTTCCTCGTCTCCATCGTGATCTTCCTGATCGGCTCCGCGCTCAGCGGCATGGCCCAGGACATGGGCCAGCTGATCGGCTTCCGCGCCGTCCAGGGCCTGGGCGCCGGCGGCCTGATGGTCGGCGTCATGGCGATCATCGGCGACCTGATCCCGCCCCGCGATCGCGGCAAGTACCAGGGCATGATGGCCGGCGTGATGGCCCTCGCCATGATCGGCGGCCCGCTGGTCGGCGGCACCATCACCGACCACATGGGCTGGCGCTGGTCCTTCTACATCAACCTGCCGCTCGGGGCCGTCGCGCTCGCCATGGTCACCGCCGTCCTGTACCTGCCGAAGAAGAAGGCCCAGGGCAGGATCGACTACCTGGGTGCGGCCCTGCTGACCGTCGCCATCACCTCCACCGTCCTCGTCACCACCTGGGGCGGCACCGAGTACGCCTGGGGCTCGGCCGAGATCGTCGGCCTGATCGCCGTCGGAGCGGTCTCCACGGCCGCGTTCCTGTTCGCCGAGACCAGGGCCGCCGAGCCCGTCATGCCGCTGCACATCTTCCGCAGCCGCAACTTCGCGCTCATGTCGGTGATCGGCTTCCTCGTCGGCTTCGCCATGTTCGGCGCCGTCCTCTACCTGCCGCTCTTCCAGCAGTCCGTGCAGGGGGCCTCCGCCACCAACTCCGGCCTGCTGCTCCTGCCCATGCTCCTGTCGATGATGGCCGTCTCGCTGATCGCGGGGCGCGTCACCACCAACAGCGGCAGGTACAAGGTGTTCCCCATCGCGGGCGGCGCCCTCATGGTCGCCGGGCTGTACCTGCTGGCGCAGATGGACACCGGCACCGGCCGCCTCCTCTCCGGCGTGTACATGGCCATCCTCGGCGCGGGCCTCGGCTTCCTCATGCAGATCACCATGCTGGTGGCGCAGAACAGCGTCGAGATGAAGGACATGGGCGTCGCCTCCTCGACGGCCACCCTCTTCCGCACCCTCGGCGGCTCGTTCGGCGTCGCACTCATGGGCTCCCTCTTCACCGGCCGGGTCACCGACGCGATGACCGAACGCCTCGGCCCCGAGGCCGCCGGCGCGGTCGGCTCCGCGCAGCTCGACGCGGCAAGCCTGGCGAAGCTGCCGGAGGCGGTGCGCGAGGCGTACCAGTACGCGGTCGCCGCCGGCACGCACTCCGCGTTCCTGCTCGGCGCGTTCGTCGCCGTACTGGGCTTCGCCGCGGCCTGGTTCGTCAAGGAGGTCCCGCTGCGCGGCTCCGGCCCCGCGCCGGCCGCCGATCCCGCGGGCGGCGCCCCCGGGTCGGCCCCCGCCGCGGCCCCGCAGGCGCCCGTCGCCCGCTGA
- a CDS encoding SMI1/KNR4 family protein, with the protein MTENVRVKALEQIMPATHGADEDIDWRAAETLWNTRFPADFVAFMGRFGAGSINGEASILPPLPQHGPQWDPPGMAEETGNARQLWRDAGGRAALDADPDTIIAWGVTGGSDILCWLARDPDPDRWPVLVVGRHTAEPFAVYPYGMAEFLYRLCSDEFDVSPVGLTFWDGGHLSFVHWRKAQRRWQEGRNPETGDPDPYAGEFGP; encoded by the coding sequence ATGACGGAGAACGTGCGCGTGAAGGCGCTGGAGCAGATCATGCCGGCGACGCACGGCGCCGACGAGGACATCGACTGGCGGGCCGCGGAAACCCTCTGGAACACCCGCTTCCCCGCGGATTTCGTGGCGTTCATGGGCCGTTTCGGCGCGGGCTCCATCAACGGCGAGGCGAGCATCCTGCCGCCGCTGCCCCAGCACGGACCGCAGTGGGACCCGCCGGGCATGGCCGAGGAGACCGGGAACGCCCGGCAGTTGTGGCGGGACGCGGGCGGCCGGGCCGCGCTGGACGCCGACCCGGACACGATCATCGCCTGGGGGGTCACGGGCGGTTCGGACATCCTGTGCTGGCTGGCCCGCGATCCGGATCCGGACCGGTGGCCCGTCCTGGTCGTCGGACGGCACACCGCGGAGCCGTTCGCGGTGTACCCGTACGGGATGGCCGAGTTCCTCTACCGGCTGTGCTCGGACGAGTTCGACGTGAGCCCCGTCGGGCTGACCTTCTGGGACGGCGGGCACCTGAGCTTCGTCCACTGGCGCAAGGCGCAGCGCCGCTGGCAGGAGGGCCGCAATCCGGAGACCGGCGACCCCGACCCGTACGCCGGCGAGTTCGGCCCCTGA
- a CDS encoding nuclear transport factor 2 family protein translates to MAIAPAKLSDPVVSAFVAAVNAHDRDAFLALLTPDATMSDDGTDRDLHEWIDREIFDSGGHMDVQSESEGGRRLVADYRNDTWGEMRTAWRFTVQGDRISRFETGQA, encoded by the coding sequence GTGGCCATCGCGCCCGCCAAGCTGTCCGATCCCGTCGTCAGCGCCTTCGTCGCCGCCGTCAACGCGCACGACAGGGACGCCTTCCTCGCCCTCCTCACCCCCGACGCAACCATGTCCGACGACGGCACCGACCGCGACCTGCACGAGTGGATCGACCGCGAGATCTTCGACTCCGGCGGCCACATGGACGTCCAGTCCGAGTCCGAAGGCGGCCGCCGGCTCGTCGCCGACTACCGCAACGACACCTGGGGCGAGATGCGCACCGCCTGGCGCTTCACCGTCCAGGGCGACCGCATCAGCCGCTTCGAGACCGGCCAGGCGTAG
- a CDS encoding isoprenyl transferase, whose translation MKLRDLVYRLYARRVEGRLDHAASPKHIGVILDGNRRWAKASGGTTEQGHQAGADKISEMLGWCTETDVEVVTLWMLSTDNLDRPEVELRPLLQIIENTVLGLAADGRWRVHHVGNLDILPAQTQSVLKEAEQATRDIDGILVNVAVGYGGRQEITDAVRSLLLEHAEKGTTIAELAEVLDVDHIAEHLYTRGQPDPDLVIRTSGEQRLSGFMLWQSAHSEYYFCEVFWPAFRKVDFLRALRDYAARHRRYGV comes from the coding sequence GTGAAGCTGCGCGACCTGGTGTACAGGCTGTACGCACGCCGGGTGGAAGGCCGCCTCGACCATGCCGCGTCGCCCAAGCACATCGGCGTGATCCTGGACGGCAACAGGCGCTGGGCGAAGGCGTCCGGCGGCACGACGGAGCAGGGCCACCAGGCGGGGGCCGACAAGATCTCCGAAATGCTCGGCTGGTGCACCGAGACCGACGTCGAGGTCGTCACCCTGTGGATGCTCTCCACGGACAACCTCGACCGGCCGGAGGTCGAGCTCCGCCCGCTCCTCCAGATCATCGAGAACACCGTCCTCGGCCTCGCCGCCGACGGCCGGTGGCGCGTCCACCACGTCGGCAACCTCGACATCCTCCCCGCGCAGACCCAGTCCGTGCTCAAGGAGGCCGAGCAGGCCACCCGCGACATCGACGGGATACTGGTCAACGTCGCCGTAGGCTACGGCGGCCGCCAGGAGATCACCGACGCCGTCCGCTCGCTGCTCCTGGAGCACGCCGAGAAGGGCACCACCATCGCGGAGCTCGCCGAGGTCCTCGACGTCGACCACATCGCCGAGCACCTCTACACCCGCGGCCAGCCCGACCCCGACCTCGTCATCCGCACCAGCGGCGAGCAGCGCCTGTCCGGATTCATGCTGTGGCAGAGCGCCCACTCCGAGTACTACTTCTGCGAGGTCTTCTGGCCGGCCTTCCGCAAGGTCGACTTCCTGCGCGCGCTGCGCGACTACGCAGCCCGCCACCGCCGCTACGGGGTCTGA
- a CDS encoding TetR/AcrR family transcriptional regulator → MSSSSPQGRRGNTRQRIQDVALELFAEQGYEKTSLREIAERLEVTKAALYYHFKTKEDIIISVFDDVTRPIDELIEWAQQQPRTLETKREVLRRYSEAMAAGAQLYRFMQENQATMRELSIGETVKRRLFTLVELLRNDDGPLTDQVRCVSALFTLHAGMMFLQHVEGDPEETRVAALEVATDLITRAHHAS, encoded by the coding sequence ATGTCCAGCAGCAGTCCGCAGGGGCGTCGAGGCAACACCCGCCAGCGCATCCAGGACGTCGCGCTGGAGCTCTTCGCCGAGCAGGGGTACGAGAAGACGTCGCTGCGTGAGATCGCGGAGCGGCTGGAGGTCACGAAGGCGGCGCTGTACTACCACTTCAAGACCAAGGAAGACATCATCATCAGCGTCTTCGACGACGTCACCCGCCCGATCGACGAGCTGATCGAGTGGGCGCAGCAGCAGCCGCGCACCCTGGAGACCAAGCGGGAGGTGCTGCGCCGCTACAGCGAGGCCATGGCGGCGGGCGCGCAGCTGTACCGCTTCATGCAGGAGAACCAGGCGACGATGCGGGAGCTGAGCATCGGCGAGACGGTCAAGCGCCGCCTGTTCACCCTGGTCGAGCTGCTCCGCAACGACGACGGCCCGCTGACGGACCAGGTCCGCTGCGTCAGCGCCCTCTTCACCCTGCACGCGGGGATGATGTTCCTCCAGCACGTGGAGGGCGACCCGGAGGAGACCCGGGTCGCGGCCCTGGAGGTCGCCACGGACCTCATCACCCGCGCCCACCACGCGTCCTGA
- a CDS encoding prepilin peptidase, whose translation MGVVVIIVAAGYGAAAGWLLPRAAYRLSVEPGAPWRTHCPQGHPLRGRLGPARCPGRPAGSAAAGECGLRYGARSGTTALVAGAVCAALAAAAGPRPEAAVFAGLAPVLVLLALVDLAVHRLPDLLTLPLAAAAAAGLGAAALAPGAAGSWRLALLGGAALGAAYLLLFLINPAGMGFGDVKLALALGIALGWYGWGVWLFGAFLGFLYGALYGLFLVLRSPNGRKQAFPFGPFMAAGALTGLLLGGFGA comes from the coding sequence GTGGGCGTGGTCGTGATCATCGTTGCCGCCGGGTACGGGGCGGCCGCCGGGTGGCTGCTGCCGCGCGCCGCGTACCGGCTCTCCGTCGAGCCCGGCGCCCCCTGGCGCACCCACTGCCCGCAGGGGCACCCGCTGCGCGGGCGGCTCGGCCCCGCCCGCTGCCCCGGCCGCCCCGCCGGATCCGCCGCCGCGGGGGAGTGCGGGCTGCGCTACGGGGCGCGCAGCGGGACCACCGCGCTGGTCGCTGGCGCCGTCTGCGCCGCGCTCGCCGCCGCGGCCGGCCCGCGGCCGGAGGCCGCCGTCTTCGCGGGGCTGGCGCCCGTCCTCGTCCTGCTGGCCCTCGTCGACCTCGCCGTGCACCGGCTGCCCGACCTGCTGACCCTGCCGCTCGCCGCGGCCGCCGCGGCCGGGCTGGGAGCCGCCGCCCTCGCGCCGGGCGCCGCCGGCTCCTGGCGGCTCGCCCTGCTGGGCGGGGCCGCGCTGGGGGCGGCGTACCTGCTGCTGTTCCTGATCAACCCGGCCGGGATGGGCTTCGGGGACGTCAAGCTGGCGCTCGCCCTGGGCATCGCTCTTGGGTGGTACGGGTGGGGGGTATGGCTCTTCGGAGCCTTCCTGGGCTTCCTCTACGGCGCCCTGTACGGCCTCTTCCTGGTCCTGCGCAGCCCGAACGGGCGGAAGCAGGCCTTCCCCTTCGGGCCCTTCATGGCGGCCGGAGCCCTCACCGGATTGCTGCTGGGCGGTTTCGGAGCGTAA